The genomic region CGCTGGAGGCGCGCATGGCCGCTGCACTTGGCCGCACGAGGCTCGACGCCGAGCCGCAGACGCCGCTTGCCGCGCTCTCCGGCGGGCAGCGGACCCGGGCCGGGCTTGCCGCGCTGGTTTTCACCGAACCGGATTTTCTGCTGCTCGACGAACCGACGAACAATCTCGACCGCGACGGCCGCGAGGCGGTGATCGGGCTGATATCGGGTTGGCGGGCCGGCGCGATCATCGTCAGCCATGACCGGGAATTGCTCGAAAGCATGGATGCGATCGTCGAACTGACCTCGCTCGGCGCCACCCGCTATGGCGGCAACTGGAGCCATTACCGCGAGCGCAAGGCGCTGGAGCTTGCCGCAGCCCAACACGATCTCGCCGATGCCGAAAAGCGCATTTCCGAGGTGGCGCGCAAGACGCAGGCGACGGTGGAACGTCAGGCACGGCGGGACAGCGCCGGGCGGAAAATGGCGGCCAAGGGCGGCATCCCGCGCATCCTGCTCGGCGGCATGAAGGAGCGGAGCGAAACCACCGGCGGCGACAATGCCCGGTTGGCCGAACGACGGCGCACCCAGGCGCTGGAGGAGGCAAAAGCGGCACGCGAAAAGATCGAGATCCTCCAGCCCCTGTCGGTCAACCTGCCGTCGACCGGGCTTTCGGCCAGCAAGATCGTGCTGAAAATGGAGGCCGTAACAGCGGGCTATCGGCCGGGAGATGCCGTCATCCGAGATCTCTCCTTCGCCGTGACGGGGCCGGAACGGATCGCCCTCACCGGCCGCAACGGTTCGGGCAAGACGACGCTGCTGGCGCTTGTAACCGGCGCGTTGAAACCCTGGGCCGGCACGATCGCCGTGATGACCGGCTTTGCAATACTCGACCAGAAGGTCAGCCTCCTCGATCCG from Rhizobium sp. BT03 harbors:
- a CDS encoding ABC-F family ATP-binding cassette domain-containing protein — translated: MPASITLSQISWATPDGRPLFSDLDLSFGAERIGLVGRNGVGKTTLLKLISGGIRPQSGTLSVSGSLGILRQSVQVAPHETVADLFGATDALAVLHRAETGTATADELLSADWTLEARMAAALGRTRLDAEPQTPLAALSGGQRTRAGLAALVFTEPDFLLLDEPTNNLDRDGREAVIGLISGWRAGAIIVSHDRELLESMDAIVELTSLGATRYGGNWSHYRERKALELAAAQHDLADAEKRISEVARKTQATVERQARRDSAGRKMAAKGGIPRILLGGMKERSETTGGDNARLAERRRTQALEEAKAAREKIEILQPLSVNLPSTGLSASKIVLKMEAVTAGYRPGDAVIRDLSFAVTGPERIALTGRNGSGKTTLLALVTGALKPWAGTIAVMTGFAILDQKVSLLDPSASIRDNFRRINPLSDENTCRAALARFMFRADAALQTVSTLSGGQLLRAGLACTLGSAPPPLLILDEPTNHLDIDSISAVEAGLSAYDGALIVVSHDETFLENIGIRRRLELPGDAGG